Within the Arachis duranensis cultivar V14167 chromosome 10, aradu.V14167.gnm2.J7QH, whole genome shotgun sequence genome, the region AGAATCAAACCCTTGGTTAGATACTTTGTTTCTTCATATTTTACTTTAACAGCTACTGAGAAGTTACAAGTTTATAGACATGTGTTAACTAACTGTTTCATAGTTGACAACTATCTTCAGTGagtatttcataattttctaatttatataattaatattcattaaatGACCTTTAATCCTAATATTAAGACATTTATAGGGAGTTTATAATTATTGTACGAAAGCAATTAAAAAATcgtacaaaaaatatattagagatAGACAAGAAAGTTCATAGAGAGTTTGCAAATTAGTTTTATTCGTGTAAGTTAAATTCTTCCtctttaaatgtatttttttcatttttcagtaTATATACTTGATAAAATATTTGTCATGATTTCTTGGATTGTTGGAGATCTTGATAAACTTGAAAAATTTAAGAGAACGATATTTTTTAGTCTTGTCTAAGGGTCGATTGACTAAGTAAAAAGATTTTCTGCATATAATGTCAATAGATACAAGTTTAGAACTCTAAAATATGAAAAGggtttaaaaactcaaaataataGTGTTTTTGGCACATTTGGAACAAGAAGCTACTCTCGCAATAGTGATTTTTATATGAGGTTTGGAATAGTTCTTTATTATGGAAAGTTAGTGGACATCATTAAACTTAATTATGATGGTATATTCTTTGTAACCTTATTTAAATGTGAATGACCTAATACCACTAATCCAATGGTCATGAAATTAGATAAGTTAGGTTTTACCTCCATCAATTTTAGTAGATTGATACATATCAATGATCATAAAAATGATGAGCCATATATTAAGGCTTACGAAGCTCAAATGGTTTATTATGTGGAGGACGAGAAAACAAAAGATTGGAGCATACCTATTCAAGTAAAGCCAAGAGATTTATATGATATGGGTAATGAGAATGAAGAGATAATTTATGACAATGTGGATTATCATATAAATATAGTTTGATTTAgtggttttttgtttttttggttgTTAGTTGATTAAATTAagtactattattttatttttattctctcatttatatattaattttaatatctctTGATAAGTTGCAGACATGTCTAAGAAAAAGATTATTTCTTCAAATGAGAATACATCCACTCATGAGTTTAATGATTCATCACCCGTTCATGAAAATAAAACCTCTTAATCCATAGAGTTTGAAACTACTTTATCTATTGATTCAGAAGTTTCACATGTTCAATTAGATGTACAAAGAAGAAAGTCCAATATGTACTGGAcaattgaattggaagatatgttatgaatttttgtTCAATTATAACACTGTATATTTATAGATGTACaaagaaaaaagtataataatatatgGCATACCATTTGAATAATTTGATAGATGCaaataaaatgatttaaaaaagtcacttaaagttaaaaaatatatgaatccctcatgaaattaaaattattgtacATTAGAATGAGAATGACCAACCTATTAGTGAATTTAGTGACGTTTTAGGTTTGTTTTTATAAGTTGTtgctgaaaattttaaaaaattttctataagTTATGAGAAATGGCCTTTGTTCCAAAAGAGCCATATAAAAACAGAACCTATAAAAAGTcaattttaaactatatttatTGCATCTCAGTTTGGCAATAAGTATAGCACGAGTCTATGAATATTCTTTTGAATTATGTTCTAATTTTATTTACcaataaattcaaatatttttatttatatgtctAAGTTACAAttatttaagttaattatttttatgtttataatatgtaaaattttttaaagttgatgataaaaaacaaaaaaaagtatatattataaaattttggcaAGAAGTGAAAAGATGATAGATATAAATTGTttaatgataattataattggaATCTTATTAGAGAGTAAAATCTAGCTTTGTGTCCAAAGAAAGTTAGAGTCAGTTTAGAACAATGAGCAACTTTTATTGATTATAGATTAAGGTCAAAAATTCAGGTAATTGTATGAAGACACACATTATATATTTCACTTTATATTTGACAAGTTGCTAATTGAATATACATGTGTAAAAAATATGTGAAAAAATGTAGTTAATcgaaaaatacaaacaatttCTCATACACTCAGATCCAAGACAATTGTTAGAAAAAACATGAGTTGGTGTGTGATTGAGTCCTAATCAAgataatattttgttatttaatttttacatgcgttgaaattaaatttttatttattgatttgatAAGAAACTGCAAACAAGAGAATTTTTACTAGAGCTGAAATGTATCCAATTAGTTACAAGAAGAATGATGGATCTTTTGTTAATGATGATGTTAGAGAGAAAAGTGTAAACactttcataattttttgctttatttattaatgaTGATGGAGATTATCCTAATGATGATGCCTTTCtcaaatttttatcatatgaatAATTAGCTTTGAACTTTGCTTCAAGCTAATGAGAGTTCTAATAATGATGCCTATACCTAGTTATTTGAAAAAGAACACTCGGGTCATGTTAGAGGTGTGAAATTTGGTGCTTGTCTATCATAAATGATAaattctattaataatttttgaaggatATCTTCTTCATACAATCAAGACTTTGATATGATTAAAATTCGTTGTGGATAGAAAAGTACCACATGAGCTTCCTACAATtataaacaataagataaatattatatcttcttttttttttgtctgaatcttttattgttaataattttgtaaacaATAATTTAGTTATTGTTGTTTATTATCCTAATTTATGCGAATGATTTGTGCCTATTAATGTTAGACTTAAATTCTTAATTGGACGAATTATATGATGAATGCATGTGAATAACCACAAAGCAAACTCCCATGACTTGTTTTAATATAGATTTGCATGCTCTTATTTGGTATTTATGTTTTCCTTGTGCAAGTTTTGTTATGGAATCATAGCACTTGAAGCTTGTTGTGTGAGTTTCTCTCTATTTGAGCACAACTTTTATTCGTGTTTTTTTGTACTACTTATAACTTATTTGTTCAAGGGTTATGCTATTATTGCCActtaaacaaaaaagtatttatttagtaaaataatttgttagattttattttattctaacatatttttatttattttcaattctaGGTTATAGAATCATTGTAATACCCTAATTTTTAACATCTCATAATTGTACTAAAAGTTCGAGCTTACTTCTATTCCGTTAATTATatactatctttatttaatattgagccttcgtGAATACGAATCGATACTTTAATTAAGAACTCGAAAGGAGACTTTAttttaaatcacttaaccataAAAGTATATATTCAAATAGTTTTATATACATAGACTTATGTCAAAGAACCTCAATTACAAATCTTACccctctaaaaactaaaaaaataaatgatgagaggaaaataaattctaacaactcAACTCGTGAATATAATCTGCTATGCTCCTGTAGCTCTGCACAAAACCTTCGCACCTGTAGCTAAAAGGTGCTGACGGAGATGGGAGAGAAAGAATGACCACGACTTAGCATTCTCACCCTCGACTAGTGCGAATGCAACAGGGAGTATGTTGGAGTTTCCGTCCTGTGCAATCGCAACAAGCAACGTACCCCCATACTTGCCATATAGGTGGGTGCCATCAATACTCAACAACGGCTTGCAATGACAAAATGCCTCGATACGCGGTGGGAAAGTCCAGAACAGTCTGTGAAAATATGCCTGAGACTCGTCTAGCTGTCCCCCAACTCGAACAGGGCTAGTCCGAAGAGCTGCAACAGAACCAGGCATGGTCACCTGCACTCCTAACACCCACCTTGGGAGCTCGTTGTACGACTCATCCCAGTCACCATAAATGACGGCAACATCCTTCTGCTTGGCCAACCAGACCCTCTTGTACGTAGACCTGAACCCATAGTATGAGGCCGTCGCATTTAGGAGCACCTTGATGCTGACGGATGCATCAGCTCTAACCATTGGCATAATGAATGCCGATATCACATGATAATCCAAACTGTGATCGCTGGAGATAGAGCTAGCCAGACAAGTATGCAGTCCATTGTACCATTTGACCTCCCAAATGCCCTTACACTACCGAAGACTAAGccgaatcaaccatgtgcacccattcccGAACTCAGAACACTTGCCAACATAATGGCGATAATCGGACTCCACTACCTTGTACTGTACCCCTCGACGGATGCTGTAAGTCTTTACACTTAACAGGGCATCCTCTTTATCCTGAAATTGCTGATCAACCTGGAACTTTGTCATACCAGCTGACCCTTCTGCATCTCTAGCGCCAAATCCAGCAGGCTTCCCAGGTACCCCCTCCTGTCTCATGGCATCCAggtccaaagatgaaaaatgTGGATGGTACTGGTGTGTGCCAGAGCTAGAACCACCACTCGCACCAGCAGGCTCACTCGCTCCAATATCATCGCCACTGTCATCAGCAATCATATCCGGCTCGACATCATCGTCCTCTGAATCATCAAACAATCCATCTCCAGCCCCAGCCGGTGCAGCACATTGTACAGAGGTACATAAAAGTTTCCTTGTTCCAACCTCATCGCCAACACTGCCGTTGAGATCAACAGTGAACGAAGGGGAGGCAACTGGCTGGGCGGGTGGCTTGTACGCAGGAACTGAGGAAGATGCAACGGCAGGTTTGGAGCTAGAACCAGCAACCGTCGCTAAA harbors:
- the LOC107471124 gene encoding uncharacterized protein LOC107471124, coding for MAGEDSFIVLVHHRGSIKRKTHSGVKFTDKDPLCIIVSATTSFDDLVSSVLLKLGLDDGKRVKKFFYRIPITVLQDTVKYDYFTIGSDEDLQLGGSNRNTNTLATVAGSSSKPAVASSSVPAYKPPAQPVASPSFTVDLNGSVGDEVGTRKLLCTSVQCAAPAGAGDGLFDDSEDDDVEPDMIADDSGDDIGASEPAGASGGSSSGTHQYHPHFSSLDLDAMRQEGVPGKPAGFGARDAEGSAGMTKFQVDQQFQDKEDALLSVKTYSIRRGVQYKVVESDYRHYVGKCSEFGNGCTWLIRLSLR